From one Henriciella marina DSM 19595 genomic stretch:
- a CDS encoding P-II family nitrogen regulator — MKKIEAIIKPFKLDDVKEALHGVGMQGMTVTEAKGFGRQRGHTELYRGAEYVVDFLPKLKLELVVSDSSVANAIDAITKAAQTGKIGDGKIFVSDVTEAVRIRTGETGDGAL; from the coding sequence ATGAAAAAAATTGAGGCGATTATCAAGCCGTTCAAACTCGATGACGTAAAAGAGGCGCTTCACGGCGTCGGCATGCAGGGGATGACTGTCACTGAGGCGAAGGGTTTCGGGCGCCAGCGCGGTCATACCGAGCTCTATCGCGGCGCAGAGTACGTCGTCGACTTCCTGCCCAAGCTGAAGCTGGAACTCGTCGTTTCTGATTCGAGCGTTGCCAATGCGATTGATGCAATCACCAAAGCTGCCCAGACCGGAAAGATCGGCGACGGCAAGATTTTTGTTTCGGACGTGACAGAAGCCGTGCGCATTCGTACGGGTGAGACCGGCGACGGCGCACTCTGA
- a CDS encoding c-type cytochrome, whose amino-acid sequence MSCDRTTDQADAPSPPSEIETTSEVSATSTRSQASFEALPAPYSQADYNLGRRTFKLCQSCHTVAEGARDLVGPNLHGVFGRTVGSVDGFQYSRALQEADFVWSPERLEEWLANPRGYLPGNRMSFSGVRKPEARHAVIAYLMVESGFVLATPDATGTDARLETPREGEE is encoded by the coding sequence ATGTCGTGTGATCGCACGACTGATCAGGCGGATGCTCCATCTCCGCCCAGTGAGATCGAGACTACATCGGAAGTTTCTGCCACCTCAACACGTTCACAAGCGTCGTTTGAGGCTCTGCCTGCCCCCTATTCGCAAGCCGACTACAATCTGGGGCGTCGCACGTTCAAGCTATGTCAGTCCTGCCATACCGTTGCCGAGGGGGCACGGGACCTGGTTGGTCCGAACCTTCATGGTGTCTTCGGCCGCACGGTCGGGTCAGTAGATGGGTTTCAGTACTCGCGTGCCTTGCAGGAGGCGGATTTCGTCTGGTCTCCAGAGAGGCTCGAGGAGTGGCTTGCAAATCCGCGTGGCTACCTGCCGGGGAACCGCATGAGTTTTTCGGGCGTCCGCAAGCCCGAAGCCCGGCACGCTGTGATCGCCTATCTTATGGTCGAGAGCGGCTTCGTACTGGCGACGCCGGACGCAACTGGAACGGATGCGCGTCTAGAAACGCCGCGCGAGGGCGAGGAATAG
- a CDS encoding ATP-dependent Clp protease proteolytic subunit yields MNTDPFNTALNLVPMVVEQTSRGERAFDIFSRLLKERIIFVTGGIDDGMAALITSQLLFLESESPKKDISMYINSPGGYVSSGLAIYDTMQYVRCPISTMCIGQAASMGSLLLAAGEKGMRFALPNARVMVHQPSGGYRGVATDIERHAEEILELKRRLNNIYVRHTGQDYETIERKLDRDTFMTAEEACEFGLVDQVYERRKDEDKK; encoded by the coding sequence ATGAACACCGACCCATTCAACACCGCTCTCAATCTCGTCCCCATGGTTGTCGAACAGACAAGCCGCGGCGAACGGGCCTTCGATATCTTCTCGAGGCTTCTGAAGGAGCGGATCATCTTCGTGACGGGCGGGATCGACGATGGCATGGCCGCGCTGATCACCTCGCAGCTTCTCTTCCTTGAGTCCGAGAGCCCGAAAAAAGACATCTCGATGTATATCAACAGCCCCGGAGGATACGTCTCCTCCGGTCTTGCGATCTATGACACGATGCAATACGTCCGCTGCCCGATCTCGACCATGTGTATTGGTCAGGCCGCGAGCATGGGCTCGCTCCTGCTTGCTGCAGGTGAAAAGGGCATGCGTTTCGCGCTGCCGAATGCGCGCGTCATGGTGCACCAGCCATCCGGCGGCTATCGCGGCGTGGCAACCGACATTGAGCGCCATGCCGAGGAAATCCTCGAGCTGAAGCGCCGCCTCAACAACATCTATGTTCGCCACACCGGCCAGGACTATGAGACGATCGAGCGCAAGCTGGATCGCGATACGTTCATGACGGCTGAAGAGGCGTGCGAATTTGGCCTTGTCGATCAGGTCTATGAGCGCCGCAAGGACGAAGACAAAAAGTAG
- the glnA gene encoding type I glutamate--ammonia ligase: MAENLVKMMKEKDVEFVDLRFTDPRGKMQHVTFDKGMVGEDFFEEGQMFDGSSVAGWKTINESDMLLMPDQGAAIIDPFFQQTTMAVFCDVLDPTTMQPYSRDPRTTAKKAEAYVKQAGVGTTVYFGPEAEFFVFDDVRWSTDPHNTGYSFDSTELPFNTGKEYATGNMGHRPHTKGGYFPVPPIDSEQDMRSEMLAVMGELGMEPEKHHHEVAPAQHELGLKFSTLTVMADRLQLYKYVIHNVAAQYGKTATFMPKPYFNDNGSGMHVHQSIWDGDKPTFAGDEYAGLSENCLFYIGGIIKHAKALNALTNASTNSYKRLVPGFEAPVMLAYSARNRSASIRIPFGSSPKAKRIETRFPDPTANPYLAFSALLMAGLDGIENKIHPGEAMDKDLYDLPPEEAKSIPQVCGSLREALENLDADRDFLKKGNVFDDDQIDAYIGLKMEEVERLQLHPHPVEFDMYYKV, translated from the coding sequence ATGGCCGAAAATCTCGTAAAAATGATGAAGGAGAAAGACGTCGAGTTCGTCGATCTCCGCTTTACCGATCCACGTGGCAAGATGCAGCACGTGACCTTCGACAAGGGTATGGTCGGTGAAGATTTCTTTGAAGAAGGCCAGATGTTTGATGGCTCGTCCGTCGCAGGCTGGAAGACGATCAACGAGTCCGACATGCTGCTTATGCCGGACCAGGGCGCAGCGATCATCGACCCGTTCTTTCAGCAGACCACAATGGCAGTCTTCTGCGATGTTCTCGACCCGACGACGATGCAGCCATACAGCCGCGACCCGCGCACCACGGCGAAGAAAGCGGAAGCCTATGTGAAGCAGGCTGGCGTTGGCACCACTGTGTATTTTGGTCCGGAAGCTGAATTCTTCGTCTTTGATGACGTTCGCTGGAGCACCGACCCGCACAATACAGGGTATTCGTTCGACTCCACTGAACTTCCGTTCAATACGGGCAAGGAATACGCCACCGGCAATATGGGGCACCGCCCACATACCAAAGGCGGCTATTTCCCCGTCCCGCCAATCGACTCCGAGCAGGACATGCGGTCCGAAATGCTCGCTGTCATGGGCGAGCTTGGCATGGAGCCTGAAAAGCACCACCACGAGGTTGCGCCAGCCCAGCATGAGCTTGGTCTGAAATTCTCCACGCTCACCGTGATGGCTGACCGGCTACAGCTCTACAAATATGTGATCCACAATGTGGCGGCGCAGTATGGCAAGACGGCGACTTTCATGCCGAAGCCATACTTCAACGACAATGGCTCTGGCATGCACGTTCACCAGTCCATCTGGGACGGCGACAAGCCGACCTTTGCAGGCGACGAATATGCCGGTCTTTCCGAGAACTGCCTGTTCTACATCGGCGGCATCATCAAGCACGCCAAGGCGCTGAACGCGCTTACCAACGCGTCGACCAATTCCTACAAGCGTCTGGTGCCAGGCTTTGAAGCCCCAGTCATGCTGGCCTATTCGGCCCGCAACCGCTCTGCCTCCATCCGGATCCCGTTCGGCTCCAGCCCGAAGGCAAAGCGTATCGAGACCCGTTTCCCGGATCCGACCGCCAACCCATACCTTGCCTTCTCGGCGCTGCTTATGGCTGGCCTCGACGGGATCGAAAACAAGATCCATCCGGGCGAAGCCATGGACAAGGATCTCTACGACCTGCCGCCAGAAGAAGCCAAATCGATCCCGCAGGTTTGCGGCTCGCTGCGTGAAGCGCTTGAGAACCTCGATGCTGATCGTGACTTCCTCAAGAAAGGCAATGTGTTCGATGATGACCAGATTGACGCCTATATCGGCCTCAAGATGGAAGAGGTGGAGCGTCTTCAGCTTCATCCGCATCCGGTCGAATTCGACATGTATTACAAGGTCTAA
- a CDS encoding histidine phosphatase family protein — protein sequence MIYFVRHGEAEAGWGTAPDPGLSALGLRQAEAVAQQLGQQPVNQILVSPMRRCQETSRPFATESGLKVATEPAVSEIPTPEGLDDRVVWLRGFMAGTWDAAPAVVADWRDTLIGKLASIEDQTVVFSHFIAINTIVGHLTGSDLVTSFTPGHCSVTKLERENDVLRVVETGSEAATKVL from the coding sequence ATGATCTATTTTGTCAGACACGGCGAAGCTGAAGCTGGCTGGGGCACCGCACCGGACCCCGGCCTTTCCGCGCTTGGCCTCCGGCAGGCTGAGGCCGTTGCTCAGCAGCTAGGCCAGCAACCTGTAAACCAGATCCTCGTCAGCCCCATGCGCCGGTGCCAGGAGACCTCAAGGCCGTTTGCCACTGAGTCGGGCCTCAAGGTCGCAACCGAACCTGCCGTGAGCGAAATCCCGACGCCGGAAGGTCTTGATGACCGCGTCGTCTGGCTGCGCGGCTTCATGGCAGGCACCTGGGACGCTGCCCCAGCCGTGGTCGCCGACTGGCGGGACACGCTGATCGGCAAGCTGGCTTCAATTGAAGACCAAACGGTGGTGTTCAGCCACTTCATCGCCATCAACACGATCGTTGGTCACCTGACCGGCAGCGATCTGGTCACCAGCTTCACACCGGGCCATTGCTCGGTCACGAAACTGGAGCGTGAGAACGACGTTCTTCGCGTGGTCGAAACCGGCAGCGAGGCGGCAACCAAAGTGCTGTGA
- a CDS encoding NAD(P)H-hydrate dehydratase: MTSSAPEINHPDHWLNDWPWPSDDSHKHKRGALGVVTGPAASTGAARLAARAGLRIGAGLVTLFSPPSATLVNAAHETSVMVKAFNSGDALSTLATSAACALIGPAAGVTDATRENTLTILARAGSAVLDADALTVFKDAPEALFDAIEHPTVMTPHDGEFGRIFPGLLDDYSRPEATAIAAARSGSIVLLKGNETLIAAPDGQLIANRHASPFLATAGSGDVLAGMIGGLMAQGMPAFKAACAAAWCHGEVARRLGPGLISEDLPDALPGLLKEFYARRA, from the coding sequence ATGACCTCCTCAGCGCCCGAAATCAATCATCCTGATCACTGGCTCAATGACTGGCCCTGGCCGTCTGATGACAGTCACAAGCACAAGCGCGGCGCGCTGGGCGTTGTCACCGGACCGGCCGCCTCGACAGGCGCTGCAAGGCTGGCTGCCCGCGCCGGGCTTCGCATTGGTGCCGGCCTCGTCACGCTCTTCTCACCGCCATCGGCAACACTGGTCAACGCCGCCCATGAGACCTCCGTCATGGTCAAGGCCTTCAACTCGGGCGACGCCCTCTCAACGCTTGCAACAAGTGCCGCCTGCGCACTGATCGGGCCGGCCGCTGGGGTCACCGATGCAACGCGCGAGAACACGCTGACCATATTGGCAAGAGCAGGCTCTGCCGTTCTGGATGCAGACGCCCTGACCGTCTTCAAGGACGCGCCCGAGGCTCTCTTTGATGCGATCGAACATCCTACAGTCATGACCCCGCATGACGGGGAGTTTGGGCGCATCTTTCCCGGCCTTCTGGACGATTACTCACGGCCCGAAGCCACCGCGATCGCTGCTGCCCGGTCCGGATCTATCGTGCTGCTTAAAGGCAATGAGACACTCATCGCCGCCCCCGATGGCCAGCTGATCGCCAATCGCCACGCCTCTCCATTTCTGGCAACGGCAGGCAGCGGAGATGTCCTGGCCGGCATGATTGGCGGCCTGATGGCGCAGGGGATGCCTGCCTTCAAAGCCGCCTGCGCTGCCGCATGGTGCCATGGCGAGGTCGCCCGGCGTCTCGGTCCTGGCCTCATTTCAGAAGACCTCCCAGATGCCCTGCCCGGCCTCCTCAAAGAGTTTTATGCAAGACGCGCTTGA
- a CDS encoding SdrD B-like domain-containing protein, with protein MREAFELGGNSPINTGRHPRPELRVSASATELTPLETLNRREPLGEASGRSGQLRGSVFIDHDGNGVPSRGDVRLEGHPVLLTSLETGEDAAEHPSASFGQYAFEGLTSGRYALSVSIGWDRVEVPALLNPDDMMQIVEIAVPPDLLSVDDARLQRPPSRLRTS; from the coding sequence ATGCGCGAAGCCTTCGAGCTGGGGGGTAATAGCCCCATCAATACCGGCCGCCATCCACGCCCGGAATTGCGGGTCAGTGCGTCTGCGACCGAGCTTACGCCACTAGAGACGTTGAACCGGCGTGAACCCTTAGGGGAGGCTTCTGGTCGCAGCGGGCAGCTTCGTGGCAGCGTCTTCATTGATCATGACGGCAACGGTGTGCCGAGCCGCGGCGATGTGCGCCTGGAGGGCCATCCAGTCCTTCTGACAAGCCTTGAGACGGGCGAGGACGCCGCCGAGCACCCGTCGGCGTCGTTCGGTCAGTATGCTTTTGAGGGACTGACGTCAGGCAGGTACGCGCTGTCTGTCAGTATCGGCTGGGACAGGGTGGAGGTACCAGCGCTCCTGAACCCTGACGATATGATGCAGATTGTCGAGATCGCTGTGCCACCAGATCTATTGTCGGTAGACGACGCCCGTCTACAGCGACCGCCTTCACGTCTCCGAACGAGCTGA
- the tig gene encoding trigger factor, with the protein MECTETTDGLSRTYKVKVPASDLKTRLDERIEEIRPQMRLKGFRPGKVPASHVRKMFGKSLMGEVIEAAMKETSEKAIKDADVRPASQPDMHMESDMEKVLEGEEDLSYHMHVDIMPDFEPADMSDIKIKKPVAEVDDAQLDETLDQVAENNMKYEPRGKTAKAKDGDAVVIDFLGKVDGEPFEGGAAEGHTLVLGSGSFIPGFEEQLVGLKTGEEKDVEVTFPEQYQAEHLAGKAAVFEVKVNEVRAPKKPDIDEEFAQGLGIDSLEELKTMLKTQLQQELDNASRAKAKRHLLDALDEKHDFDLPPKMVDMEFDQIWQQLQSEMDAGRVSDEDKDKSEDELKEEYRKIAERRVRLGLVLAEIGRLQEIKISEQEVQQALVREAQRYPGQERQVLEFFQKNEGAMAQLRAPIYEDKVVDHLLETVTVEEEKVSREELMSEDEE; encoded by the coding sequence ATGGAATGCACCGAAACGACTGATGGCCTGAGCCGCACTTACAAGGTCAAGGTGCCTGCAAGTGACCTCAAGACGCGCCTTGATGAGCGGATCGAAGAGATCCGCCCGCAAATGCGCCTGAAAGGCTTTCGGCCTGGCAAAGTGCCTGCCTCACACGTGCGCAAGATGTTCGGCAAGTCGCTCATGGGCGAAGTCATCGAAGCAGCAATGAAGGAAACAAGCGAGAAGGCGATCAAGGACGCAGACGTCCGCCCTGCCTCGCAGCCTGACATGCACATGGAAAGCGATATGGAGAAGGTCCTCGAAGGCGAGGAAGACCTGTCCTATCACATGCACGTCGACATCATGCCGGACTTCGAACCCGCCGACATGTCTGACATCAAGATCAAGAAACCTGTCGCTGAAGTCGACGATGCCCAGCTTGACGAAACGCTGGATCAGGTCGCCGAGAACAACATGAAGTACGAGCCGCGCGGCAAGACCGCGAAGGCCAAAGACGGCGACGCTGTCGTGATCGACTTCCTCGGCAAGGTCGATGGCGAACCGTTTGAAGGCGGCGCCGCTGAAGGCCATACGCTGGTTCTCGGCTCCGGCAGCTTCATTCCCGGCTTCGAAGAGCAGCTTGTTGGTCTCAAAACCGGCGAAGAAAAAGACGTCGAAGTCACCTTCCCCGAGCAGTACCAGGCCGAGCATCTTGCCGGTAAGGCCGCTGTCTTTGAAGTGAAGGTCAATGAGGTTCGCGCCCCGAAGAAGCCTGACATCGACGAAGAGTTCGCCCAGGGCCTGGGCATCGATTCGCTCGAAGAGCTGAAAACGATGCTCAAAACGCAGCTCCAGCAGGAGCTGGACAACGCCTCACGCGCCAAGGCCAAGCGTCACCTGCTTGATGCCCTCGACGAAAAGCATGACTTCGACCTGCCGCCAAAGATGGTCGACATGGAGTTCGACCAGATCTGGCAGCAGCTGCAGTCTGAAATGGATGCCGGCCGCGTCAGTGACGAGGACAAGGACAAGTCCGAGGACGAGCTGAAGGAAGAGTACCGCAAGATTGCTGAGCGCCGCGTGCGCCTTGGTCTGGTCCTCGCCGAAATCGGCCGCCTTCAAGAGATCAAGATCTCAGAGCAGGAAGTCCAGCAGGCCCTCGTTCGCGAAGCCCAGCGCTATCCAGGCCAGGAGCGTCAGGTGCTCGAATTCTTCCAGAAGAATGAAGGCGCCATGGCCCAGCTTCGTGCCCCGATCTACGAAGACAAAGTCGTCGACCACCTTCTTGAGACCGTGACGGTCGAGGAAGAAAAAGTCTCTCGCGAAGAGCTTATGAGCGAAGACGAAGAATAG
- a CDS encoding Coq4 family protein has translation MKKLIADKEDTEQVFEIIEALNGKSALKDFERFMATPAGQAQFRKRTFLPPILDNHDPLHDLPEGSVGRTYVEFMEREGLSAAGLVAESEKRPGKLRAHEDDLLWYGNRLRDTHDMYHILTGYGRDALGEATLLGFTHSQHGGAGVSFISYMGGRQVAKRVPREANIKAVMKEGRRNGKLAKRLIEQDIETLLPRPLDEVREELNINLPVAYYHAHEVMRAQGIDPYAGEL, from the coding sequence ATGAAAAAGCTCATCGCCGACAAGGAAGACACCGAACAGGTCTTCGAGATCATCGAGGCGCTGAACGGAAAGTCCGCGCTTAAGGATTTTGAGCGGTTCATGGCAACGCCCGCAGGACAGGCGCAATTTCGCAAGCGGACTTTCCTCCCCCCGATCCTCGACAATCACGACCCGCTGCACGACCTGCCCGAGGGTAGCGTTGGCCGGACCTATGTTGAGTTCATGGAGCGTGAAGGGCTTTCAGCTGCGGGCCTCGTCGCCGAAAGCGAAAAGCGGCCCGGCAAATTGCGCGCACACGAAGACGACCTGCTCTGGTACGGCAATCGCCTGCGCGACACCCACGACATGTATCATATCCTGACTGGCTATGGTCGCGATGCGCTCGGCGAAGCGACCCTGCTCGGCTTTACACACAGCCAGCATGGCGGCGCCGGTGTCAGCTTCATCAGTTACATGGGCGGTCGCCAGGTCGCCAAGCGCGTGCCGCGCGAAGCGAACATCAAGGCTGTCATGAAGGAAGGCCGGCGCAACGGCAAACTCGCCAAACGCCTAATCGAGCAGGACATCGAAACCCTGCTTCCGCGCCCCCTCGATGAGGTTCGCGAAGAGCTGAACATCAATCTGCCGGTCGCCTATTATCATGCCCACGAGGTCATGCGCGCCCAGGGCATCGACCCCTATGCGGGCGAGCTCTAG